From the genome of Phyllostomus discolor isolate MPI-MPIP mPhyDis1 chromosome 12, mPhyDis1.pri.v3, whole genome shotgun sequence, one region includes:
- the CEBPA gene encoding CCAAT/enhancer-binding protein alpha: MESADFYEAEPRPPMSSHLQSPQHAPSSAVFGFPRGAGPTQPPAPPAAPEPLGGICEHETSIDISAYIDPAAFNDEFLADLFQHSRQQEKAKVAAAPSAGGGSDFDYPGAPVGPGGVVMPGGAHGPPPSYGCSGVGYLDGRLEPLYERVGAPALRPLVIKQEPREEDEAKQLSLAGLFPYQPPPPPPPHPHPPPAHLAAPHLQFQIAHCGQTTMHLQPGHPTPPPTPVPSPHPAPALSAAGLPGSGGALKGLTAAHSDLRAGGGSAGKTKKSVDKNSNEYRVRRERNNIAVRKSRDKAKQRNVETQQKVLELTSDNDRLRKRVEQLSRELDTLRGIFRQLPESSLVKAMGNCS; this comes from the coding sequence ATGGAGTCGGCCGACTTCTACGAGGCGGAGCCGCGGCCCCCGATGAGCAGCCATCTCCAGAGCCCCCAGCACGCGCCCAGCAGCGCCGTCTTCGGCTTTCCCCGGGGCGCTGGCCCtacacagccccccgccccacctgccgCCCCGGAGCCACTGGGTGGCATCTGTGAACACGAGACCTCCATCGACATCAGCGCCTACATCGACCCGGCAGCCTTCAACGACGAGTTCCTGGCCGACCTGTTCCAGCACAGTCGGCAGCAGGAGAAGGCCAAGGTGGCCGCGGCCCCTTCGGCAGGCGGCGGCAGCGACTTTGACTACCCGGGCGCCCCGGTGGGCCCCGGCGGCGTTGTTATGCCCGGGGGAGCGCACGGCCCCCCTCCCAGCTACGGCTGCTCGGGAGTCGGTTACCTGGACGGCAGGCTGGAGCCCCTGTACGAGCGCGTCGGGGCGCCAGCGCTGCGGCCGCTAGTGATCAAGCAGGAGCCGCGCGAGGAGGACGAGGCAAAACAGCTGTCGCTGGCCGGCCTCTTCCCCTACCAGCCGCCTCCGCCGCCACCACCGCACCCGCACCCGCCGCCCGCGCACCTGGCTGCCCCGCACCTGCAGTTCCAGATCGCGCACTGCGGCCAGACCACCATGCACCTGCAGCCCGGCCACCCCACGCCGCCGCCCACGCCCGTGCCCAGCCCGCATCCAGCGCCAGCTCTCAGCGCCGCTGGCCTTCCCGGTTCCGGCGGCGCTCTCAAGGGGCTGACCGCTGCGCACTCCGACCTCCGCGCGGGTGGCGGCAGCGCGGGCAAAACCAAGAAGTCGGTGGACAAGAATAGCAACGAGTACAGGGTGCGGCGCGAACGCAACAACATCGCGGTGCGCAAGAGCCGGGACAAGGCCAAGCAGCGCAATGTGGAGACGCAGCAGAAGGTGCTGGAGCTGACCAGTGACAATGACCGCCTGCGCAAGCGGGTGGAACAACTGAGCCGCGAACTGGACACTCTCCGGGGCATCTTCCGCCAGCTGCCCGAGAGCTCCCTGGTCAAGGCCATGGGCAACTGCTCTTGA